One part of the Pelagibacterium nitratireducens genome encodes these proteins:
- a CDS encoding cytochrome c biogenesis CcdA family protein translates to MEISSIGIATAFAAGVISFLSPCVLPLVPGYISYVAGRTISADGVPAHSGIKAASRTLGLSLCFVLGFSTVFVLLGASATALGGLLRTHLYEANLIGGVIVVIFGLFTTGLVPMPWLDRDVRFHSSPNSGGAWSAYLLGLAFAFGWTPCIGPVLGSILALSAANATVASGTALLAVYSLGLGLPFILAALFMRGFMTRMLSMRRTGRVLKIVAGGVMVVMGIAMITGHLSSFAIWLLQTFPALGRIG, encoded by the coding sequence ATGGAGATTTCCAGTATCGGAATAGCGACAGCCTTCGCCGCAGGCGTGATATCCTTTTTGTCGCCCTGCGTTCTGCCGCTAGTACCGGGCTATATATCCTATGTCGCGGGGCGCACGATCAGCGCCGACGGGGTTCCGGCCCATTCCGGAATAAAGGCGGCGAGCCGAACCCTCGGCCTCAGCCTCTGCTTCGTTCTCGGCTTCTCGACCGTGTTCGTCTTGCTCGGGGCCAGTGCGACCGCGTTGGGCGGACTCCTGCGCACGCATCTTTACGAAGCAAACCTGATCGGCGGTGTGATCGTCGTCATCTTCGGCTTGTTCACAACCGGCCTTGTACCGATGCCTTGGCTCGATCGTGACGTGCGGTTCCATTCCAGTCCGAACAGCGGCGGCGCTTGGTCTGCCTACTTGCTCGGTCTCGCTTTCGCGTTCGGCTGGACCCCATGCATCGGACCTGTGCTGGGCTCGATCCTGGCCCTATCCGCCGCTAACGCCACGGTTGCAAGCGGAACGGCGCTGTTGGCCGTATACTCGCTGGGCCTTGGCCTGCCCTTTATCCTGGCCGCTCTGTTCATGCGCGGATTCATGACACGGATGTTGTCAATGCGCCGAACTGGCCGGGTGCTCAAAATCGTCGCTGGCGGGGTGATGGTGGTCATGGGTATCGCCATGATTACCGGCCATCTCTCCAGCTTTGCAATTTGGCTCCTCCAGACGTTCCCGGCCCTCGGCCGAATCGGCTGA
- the lspA gene encoding signal peptidase II — protein sequence MLRLGLPIVLGGFLLDQATKWLVLNHVMNPPQVIPVTDFFNLVLGFNTGVSFGLFGEAPAWILMAFTLAIVAGLLGWIKRTDNRLTAAALGLIVGGALGNLLDRLRQGAVTDFLDFYIGSYHWPAFNLADVAIVCGAGLLLIESVLARDDTKARSA from the coding sequence ATGCTCAGGCTCGGCCTTCCAATCGTCCTTGGCGGATTTCTCCTTGATCAGGCGACGAAATGGTTGGTCCTGAACCATGTCATGAACCCACCTCAGGTCATCCCTGTCACCGATTTCTTCAATCTCGTGCTCGGCTTTAACACCGGCGTGAGCTTCGGATTGTTCGGCGAGGCTCCGGCTTGGATCCTGATGGCGTTCACGCTTGCCATAGTCGCCGGGCTCCTGGGCTGGATCAAGCGAACCGACAACCGTCTCACGGCCGCCGCCCTCGGGCTTATCGTCGGGGGCGCGCTGGGCAATCTGCTCGACCGGCTGCGGCAGGGCGCCGTGACGGATTTTCTGGATTTCTACATTGGCAGCTATCATTGGCCAGCCTTCAATCTTGCCGACGTGGCGATCGTATGCGGGGCGGGGCTCTTGCTCATCGAGAGCGTCCTAGCCAGAGACGACACGAAAGCCCGTAGCGCCTGA
- a CDS encoding cytochrome P450, whose product MPQIPRTATPDATLALINDPYRFISKRCRKYGADLFETRLMLQKATCMTGPEAARLFYDNDRFMRRGAMVGRIQKTLLGRGGVQGLDDEAHKHRKQMFMSLMSAEQLARLVAGTAEEWQTCARAWTLKDEVVLYDQLHGLLTRAACAWAGVSLADSEVAQRTREITALFDYAGSIGPKHWWARLARKRSNRWIETIIGQIRSGRLRPAEQSAAHVIAWHRDLNGELLPPHFAAVEVLNVIRPIVAVSVYITFVAHALHQYPECRRKLQAGDDESYTELFAQEVRRFYPFFPAVAARVRRDFEWQGYHFPQGRRVLLDLYGTNHDARSWETPETFRPERFGDWDRSPFNFVPQGGGDHHMHHRCPGEWITIELMKQASEVLSRSIRYDVPEQDLRIDYSRLPALPRSRFIIKNVRQTSTRIPAASPS is encoded by the coding sequence ATGCCTCAGATCCCCCGCACCGCAACGCCGGACGCCACTCTGGCCCTTATCAATGATCCGTATCGGTTCATATCGAAGCGATGTCGGAAGTATGGGGCAGACCTATTCGAAACACGGCTGATGCTGCAAAAGGCGACCTGCATGACCGGGCCGGAAGCGGCTCGGCTCTTCTACGACAACGACCGGTTCATGCGGCGTGGCGCCATGGTCGGGCGGATTCAAAAGACGCTGCTCGGACGGGGAGGCGTGCAGGGCCTGGACGACGAGGCTCACAAACACCGCAAGCAGATGTTCATGTCGCTGATGAGCGCTGAGCAGCTCGCTCGGCTGGTGGCGGGAACCGCCGAAGAGTGGCAGACCTGCGCTCGCGCCTGGACGCTAAAGGACGAAGTGGTTCTATATGACCAGTTGCACGGCCTTCTCACGCGCGCTGCCTGCGCCTGGGCCGGTGTGTCGCTCGCGGACTCAGAAGTCGCGCAGCGAACGCGAGAGATCACCGCGCTATTCGATTATGCCGGATCTATTGGGCCGAAACACTGGTGGGCTCGCTTGGCCCGCAAGAGGAGCAACCGCTGGATCGAGACCATCATCGGTCAGATTCGAAGCGGCCGGTTACGCCCCGCCGAACAATCCGCTGCCCATGTTATTGCATGGCACCGGGATCTGAACGGTGAGTTGCTGCCGCCTCACTTCGCTGCTGTGGAAGTGCTAAACGTGATCAGACCGATTGTGGCCGTCAGCGTCTACATCACGTTTGTAGCGCACGCCCTGCATCAATATCCTGAGTGTCGGCGCAAGCTCCAGGCCGGCGATGATGAGAGCTACACTGAACTCTTTGCCCAGGAGGTCCGCCGGTTCTATCCTTTCTTTCCTGCTGTCGCGGCACGGGTGCGCCGTGACTTTGAATGGCAGGGGTATCACTTCCCCCAAGGACGCCGCGTTCTCCTCGACCTTTACGGCACAAACCATGATGCGCGCTCATGGGAAACACCCGAAACGTTTCGGCCAGAACGGTTTGGTGATTGGGACAGGAGCCCCTTCAACTTCGTCCCTCAAGGTGGCGGCGATCACCATATGCATCACCGATGCCCAGGTGAGTGGATCACGATCGAACTGATGAAGCAGGCTTCGGAGGTTCTATCCAGAAGCATACGGTATGATGTGCCGGAGCAGGATCTGCGGATCGACTATTCGAGGTTGCCTGCTCTGCCGCGCAGCCGCTTCATCATCAAAAACGTTCGGCAGACTTCGACCCGCATTCCTGCTGCGTCGCCAAGCTGA
- a CDS encoding ISNCY family transposase codes for MSLITMSQKELNRLEAIQKIRARQLSVVQAAELLHISRSQVHRLLQAYDRAGADGLASKKRSRPSNRRHTNDFRNHVLDLVRAHYPDFGPTFAREKLVERHGLGISKETLRKWMIESGLWTSRRERKRRIFQPRGRRDCFGELVQIDGSHHWWFEERGPKCALLVYIDDATGKLLHLRFAKSENTFDYFQATKAYLQEWGKPIAFYSDKHGVFRTTHASEKDRTSGFTQFGRALYELNIDIICANTPQAKGRVERANLTLQDRLVKELRLRRICTIEAANAYVSEFIADFNARFGKEPYNPKDMHRPLADHENLDGAMCHKEVRTVSQTLTLRYDKVLFILEPTDLAKSLARQKVVVCDYPDGRLEIEHEGTTLPYRTFDKLRSVNRSEIVGNKRLDSVLAMVVDMQAGRDLKRSQRAPRRTGQTNHMFGIPDGSVSNGYQKRQKR; via the coding sequence ATGTCCTTGATCACCATGTCGCAGAAAGAACTGAACCGCCTCGAAGCCATTCAGAAAATCCGGGCACGCCAATTGAGTGTTGTCCAGGCCGCTGAACTGCTCCACATCAGCCGCAGCCAGGTTCACCGGCTCTTGCAAGCCTACGATCGCGCCGGCGCCGATGGTCTTGCGTCCAAGAAGCGCAGCCGGCCGAGCAATCGCCGCCATACAAACGATTTCCGTAATCATGTGCTCGATCTGGTTCGTGCGCATTATCCGGATTTCGGGCCGACCTTTGCCCGAGAGAAGCTGGTCGAGCGACATGGCCTCGGGATCAGCAAAGAGACCTTGCGCAAATGGATGATCGAATCTGGGCTCTGGACGTCTCGCCGCGAGCGCAAGCGGAGGATTTTCCAACCCCGCGGCCGCCGCGATTGTTTTGGAGAGCTGGTGCAGATCGATGGCTCTCATCACTGGTGGTTCGAGGAGCGCGGCCCCAAGTGCGCCCTGCTCGTTTATATCGACGACGCGACCGGCAAGCTCCTTCACCTGCGTTTTGCCAAGTCCGAGAACACCTTCGACTATTTCCAGGCGACGAAGGCTTATTTGCAGGAATGGGGCAAGCCGATCGCCTTCTATAGCGATAAGCACGGCGTTTTCCGCACCACGCATGCCTCCGAGAAGGACCGCACCAGCGGGTTCACCCAGTTCGGCCGCGCCCTTTATGAGCTCAATATCGACATCATCTGCGCAAACACGCCGCAGGCCAAGGGCCGTGTGGAGCGCGCCAACCTCACTCTGCAAGACCGACTGGTCAAGGAGCTTCGGCTACGCCGGATCTGCACCATCGAGGCTGCAAACGCTTACGTTTCCGAGTTTATCGCAGATTTCAACGCGCGATTCGGCAAGGAGCCTTACAACCCCAAGGACATGCACCGCCCGCTTGCGGATCACGAGAACCTGGACGGTGCCATGTGCCACAAAGAGGTTCGAACGGTCTCGCAGACGCTTACGCTGCGCTACGACAAGGTGCTATTCATCCTCGAGCCTACGGATCTGGCCAAAAGCCTGGCACGACAGAAGGTTGTTGTTTGCGACTATCCCGATGGCAGGCTCGAGATCGAGCATGAAGGCACCACCCTGCCCTACAGAACCTTTGACAAGCTCCGCTCGGTCAACCGGTCAGAAATCGTTGGCAACAAGCGTCTGGACTCAGTCCTCGCCATGGTTGTCGACATGCAGGCTGGGCGCGACCTTAAGCGTAGTCAGCGCGCTCCACGCCGCACGGGGCAGACGAACCACATGTTTGGTATCCCTGACGGCAGCGTGAGCAACGGCTATCAGAAGCGACAGAAACGATAG
- a CDS encoding IS30 family transposase: MGTNYSHLTLDERRRIERWRQANVPAGEIAKTLGRHRSTIFRELRRNHFRDDQLPDVVGYFAVAAHHDCAKRRSRKRKLIKHADLRCLVVARIKDGWTPEQIAGRMRYECASRRVCQETIYRYVYSKEGMAQELWWYLPTHRKSRKPRRARKRLPPKFHRDVSILFRPDVVAHRTEFGHWEGDLMLFKQRFGTSNVTSLVERVTRFTVLLKNDNRKTGLVLGKVIQAIGHLPFHSRRSITFDRGTEFVGWPHLQAKIGTQTWFCDPSAPWQKGAVENANRRARRWLPRKLDMGRVSDRELKQLCDRLNATPRKCLGWKTPAEAFREKMLGR, from the coding sequence ATCGGAACAAACTACAGCCACCTCACCCTCGATGAGCGCCGCAGAATTGAGCGTTGGCGGCAAGCAAACGTGCCAGCGGGGGAAATCGCAAAGACCCTGGGGCGCCATCGATCGACCATTTTCAGAGAACTCAGGCGCAATCATTTTCGCGATGATCAGCTGCCCGATGTCGTTGGTTACTTTGCCGTGGCTGCGCATCACGACTGCGCCAAACGCCGGTCCCGCAAGCGCAAATTGATCAAGCATGCGGATCTGCGCTGTCTCGTCGTGGCTCGGATCAAGGATGGCTGGACTCCTGAACAGATTGCTGGCCGGATGCGCTATGAATGTGCATCCCGCCGCGTCTGTCAGGAAACGATCTACCGCTACGTCTACTCGAAGGAAGGCATGGCCCAGGAACTGTGGTGGTATCTGCCGACTCATCGCAAATCGCGCAAGCCCAGGCGTGCCAGGAAGCGCCTGCCGCCAAAATTTCATCGCGACGTCAGCATCTTGTTCCGACCAGACGTCGTGGCGCACAGGACGGAGTTCGGACATTGGGAAGGCGATTTGATGTTGTTCAAACAGCGCTTTGGCACGAGCAATGTCACCTCGCTGGTCGAACGCGTTACCCGGTTCACCGTGCTCTTGAAGAACGACAACAGAAAAACCGGTCTTGTTCTCGGCAAGGTTATCCAAGCCATCGGTCACCTTCCCTTTCATTCGCGTAGGTCGATCACCTTTGACCGCGGGACGGAGTTCGTCGGGTGGCCACATCTCCAAGCCAAGATCGGGACGCAGACCTGGTTCTGCGATCCCTCCGCACCCTGGCAGAAAGGCGCGGTTGAGAACGCCAACCGTCGGGCCCGCCGATGGCTTCCTCGTAAACTCGACATGGGCCGGGTTAGCGATCGGGAGCTGAAACAACTCTGCGATCGGCTCAACGCTACACCCCGAAAATGCCTGGGGTGGAAGACGCCGGCGGAAGCCTTCCGGGAAAAGATGCTGGGCAGGTGA
- a CDS encoding helix-turn-helix domain-containing protein encodes MNFPIGELSKRTGTKVPTIRYYESIGLLPEPLRTEGNQRRYDRGHLDRLSFIRHARSLGFEVTDIRELLAMSERPQDSCHQADSIARGHLVKVERRIEQLETLRHELQRMVNECDHGRICDCRIIEVLADHDQCETDHSYPAHFEAVGSS; translated from the coding sequence ATGAACTTCCCAATTGGTGAGTTGTCCAAACGGACCGGCACCAAGGTGCCGACCATCAGATACTATGAATCGATCGGATTGCTGCCAGAACCGTTGCGAACCGAGGGAAATCAGCGGCGCTACGATCGCGGCCATCTCGACCGGTTGAGTTTCATCCGGCACGCCCGATCGCTTGGTTTCGAAGTTACCGACATACGCGAACTGCTTGCCATGTCGGAACGGCCACAGGATTCCTGCCATCAGGCCGACAGTATCGCCCGCGGTCACCTGGTAAAGGTTGAACGTCGTATCGAGCAACTGGAGACCTTGCGTCACGAATTGCAGCGCATGGTCAATGAATGTGATCATGGTCGCATCTGTGACTGCCGCATTATCGAAGTTCTCGCGGACCACGATCAATGCGAGACTGACCATAGCTACCCCGCCCATTTCGAGGCTGTGGGCTCAAGCTAG
- a CDS encoding heavy metal translocating P-type ATPase, with amino-acid sequence MAAKTEPLKLRVDGMDCGSCALKIETALSRLPGTEEISVNHTAGSVTLQLDERQTTRRNIEDTIRSLGYVPQARDDGASAAIGDEAAELPWWRARNARFAAATGLLLALAFAIAFFVPAIGEWAFAIAAVVGLVPIGSRALSGARHGTPFSIETLMTVAALGALVIGESAEALVVIFLFSVGELLESFAAQRARAGIKSLIDLIPRRARVERDGSVVEISASDLEIGDIAIVRPGDRIPSDGEVIDGVSEVDESPVTGESVPVLKEEGAAVFAGSVNANALLRVRITRTAQDNTIARIVHLVEEAQGAKAPTARFIDRFSRYYTPAAMVVSALIMVTPPLLVGAEWSTWIYRGLAVLLIACPCALVISTPAAIASGLAAGARRGLLIKGGAALEELGRVKTIAFDKTGTLTEGRPKVTDIVAISGDDADLLARAAAVEAGSSHPLGSAITAAAEQKSLDIPRVFGGSQAVPGKAVTARLKEGFVSVGSPRYAAEQMTIPVDIAQRMKSLEDEGKTVVVVLEAKALLGFIALRDEPREDAVSGLASLSALGLHSVMLTGDNARTAAAIAGTLGITAKSELMPDAKLDEIGNLRKAGGVAMVGDGINDAPALAAASVGIAMGGGTDVALETADVALLKNRVSGVAETIALSRATMGNIWQNIAIALGLKAIFLATTLTGTTTLWMAILADTGATVLVTANALRLLRFSSSQAVPSGTAAAPAENGVGQRGALQSTDDRVTPSEANKGEAA; translated from the coding sequence ATGGCCGCGAAAACCGAACCCCTCAAACTCCGCGTCGATGGTATGGATTGTGGCTCCTGCGCGCTCAAGATCGAGACCGCGCTCAGCCGGCTGCCCGGGACCGAAGAGATTTCGGTCAATCACACTGCGGGTTCCGTGACGCTTCAGCTCGATGAGCGGCAAACCACCCGTCGCAACATCGAGGACACCATTCGCTCTCTGGGCTATGTCCCGCAAGCAAGGGACGATGGCGCCAGCGCTGCCATTGGGGACGAGGCAGCAGAGCTTCCCTGGTGGAGGGCGCGCAACGCCAGATTTGCTGCAGCAACTGGCCTTCTTCTGGCTCTGGCATTCGCCATAGCGTTTTTTGTCCCCGCCATTGGGGAGTGGGCTTTTGCGATTGCCGCCGTCGTTGGGCTGGTGCCGATCGGCAGCCGCGCATTGTCTGGTGCACGCCACGGAACGCCGTTTTCAATCGAGACCTTGATGACCGTCGCGGCCCTGGGAGCCTTGGTAATCGGTGAGAGCGCCGAGGCCCTGGTGGTTATTTTCCTGTTTTCAGTCGGTGAGCTTTTGGAGTCCTTTGCGGCACAACGCGCTCGGGCCGGCATCAAATCGTTGATCGATCTCATACCGCGCCGTGCCCGTGTCGAGCGGGATGGCTCTGTTGTGGAGATCTCTGCCTCGGATCTTGAGATCGGCGACATCGCCATCGTGCGACCCGGTGATCGCATTCCATCCGATGGCGAGGTCATCGATGGAGTGTCCGAAGTCGATGAATCGCCCGTCACCGGTGAATCGGTCCCCGTGCTCAAAGAGGAAGGCGCCGCTGTATTCGCAGGCAGTGTGAATGCGAACGCGCTTCTCCGCGTCAGGATCACACGCACCGCTCAGGACAACACGATCGCGCGCATCGTGCATCTTGTGGAGGAGGCGCAGGGTGCCAAGGCGCCAACAGCGAGATTCATCGATCGTTTCAGCCGCTACTACACCCCTGCGGCCATGGTGGTGTCTGCGCTGATAATGGTGACGCCGCCTCTCCTGGTCGGGGCGGAATGGTCAACATGGATCTATCGCGGCCTGGCCGTCCTGCTCATTGCCTGCCCATGCGCATTGGTGATCTCGACCCCTGCTGCAATTGCCTCGGGCTTGGCGGCAGGGGCCCGTCGGGGACTGCTCATCAAAGGTGGTGCGGCACTCGAAGAGCTTGGGCGCGTCAAGACAATTGCCTTTGACAAAACCGGCACTCTGACAGAGGGCCGCCCCAAGGTTACCGATATCGTTGCCATCTCGGGAGATGACGCGGACCTACTGGCCCGCGCCGCTGCTGTCGAAGCCGGCTCCAGTCACCCACTCGGTAGCGCCATCACCGCAGCGGCCGAACAAAAATCGCTGGACATTCCCCGTGTATTCGGCGGCAGCCAGGCCGTCCCGGGCAAGGCCGTAACCGCGCGGCTCAAGGAAGGTTTTGTCTCTGTTGGCTCGCCCCGGTACGCCGCTGAACAGATGACAATCCCCGTCGATATCGCGCAAAGGATGAAGTCTCTGGAGGACGAGGGTAAGACGGTCGTTGTCGTTCTCGAAGCAAAAGCATTGCTTGGTTTTATCGCCTTGCGCGACGAGCCGCGCGAGGATGCCGTTTCCGGCCTTGCGTCGCTATCGGCGCTGGGCTTGCACAGTGTGATGTTGACGGGAGACAACGCGCGGACGGCTGCGGCCATTGCCGGAACACTCGGCATCACCGCGAAATCCGAACTCATGCCAGACGCCAAGCTGGATGAGATCGGCAATCTGCGAAAGGCAGGCGGGGTCGCCATGGTGGGCGACGGCATCAACGATGCGCCGGCACTTGCCGCGGCGTCGGTAGGCATTGCCATGGGCGGCGGCACCGATGTCGCGCTCGAAACCGCCGATGTCGCGCTGTTGAAGAACCGGGTTTCGGGCGTGGCGGAAACCATCGCCCTGTCACGGGCCACGATGGGCAACATCTGGCAAAATATCGCCATCGCACTCGGTCTGAAGGCGATCTTCTTGGCAACCACCCTGACCGGCACGACAACCCTTTGGATGGCGATCCTGGCTGACACCGGCGCGACGGTTCTGGTGACTGCCAATGCGCTGCGCCTGTTGCGGTTCTCGTCAAGCCAAGCCGTGCCGTCGGGAACAGCAGCCGCGCCCGCCGAGAACGGCGTGGGGCAACGTGGCGCACTGCAATCGACCGATGACCGCGTTACGCCTTCCGAAGCGAACAAGGGAGAAGCTGCATGA
- a CDS encoding copper chaperone PCu(A)C, translated as MIAKAIFAALMLLPIAAPVAAHEYTVGSLVIDHPWARATPPGARVAGGYLAITNTGQEADRLIGGTAPDAQAVEVHESSLSADGIARMRPLAEGLLIPPGETVTLQPGGVHLMIIAPTKALKIGESYSAALRFESAGEVPLEFDVVSIGGQPASEVHGSPQ; from the coding sequence ATGATTGCAAAGGCCATATTTGCCGCTTTGATGCTTTTGCCGATAGCGGCTCCGGTCGCGGCCCACGAGTATACGGTCGGTTCACTTGTCATCGACCATCCTTGGGCGCGCGCCACACCACCAGGAGCTCGCGTCGCGGGGGGATACCTTGCGATCACCAACACGGGTCAAGAGGCCGACCGGCTGATTGGCGGGACGGCTCCAGATGCCCAGGCAGTCGAGGTGCATGAATCGAGCCTCAGCGCCGATGGCATCGCTCGGATGCGCCCTCTGGCGGAAGGCCTACTCATTCCGCCGGGGGAGACTGTAACGCTTCAACCCGGCGGTGTTCATCTCATGATCATCGCGCCCACGAAAGCTCTCAAGATAGGTGAATCGTATTCGGCGGCCTTGCGGTTTGAAAGTGCCGGTGAAGTGCCATTGGAGTTTGACGTCGTCTCGATAGGCGGACAACCTGCCAGCGAAGTCCACGGCTCTCCCCAATGA
- a CDS encoding SCO family protein, giving the protein MTKTLRIIKFGAWGLLAFVALAIGLGAILERVNSSPSTGSTGSLAIGGPFELTAHTGETITNEDLAGTPYLVFFGFTHCPDVCPTTLAQLTAVLEQLGPQSEITPLFITVDPERDTQDIMADYVGYFDERILGLRGSLEQTEQAADAFAAYFEKVPLEDGGYTMDHTASVLMMDAQGEFAGTLDIHEPLDTQVEKLRRLTGADA; this is encoded by the coding sequence ATGACCAAGACGCTCAGGATCATCAAATTCGGCGCTTGGGGACTGTTGGCATTCGTCGCGCTTGCGATTGGTCTGGGCGCCATCCTCGAGAGAGTCAATTCCAGCCCCTCCACTGGGTCGACGGGTTCTTTGGCGATCGGGGGACCGTTCGAATTGACCGCCCACACGGGTGAAACGATCACCAACGAAGACCTGGCTGGCACTCCATATCTCGTATTTTTCGGTTTCACACATTGTCCCGATGTCTGCCCGACCACACTGGCGCAACTGACGGCAGTGCTCGAACAACTCGGTCCCCAGTCCGAAATTACCCCGCTCTTCATCACCGTGGATCCCGAGCGGGATACGCAAGACATCATGGCGGACTATGTTGGATATTTCGACGAACGCATCCTCGGCCTCCGGGGAAGCCTCGAGCAAACCGAGCAAGCTGCCGATGCTTTTGCCGCCTATTTTGAAAAAGTCCCGCTCGAGGATGGCGGCTACACAATGGACCATACCGCGAGTGTCTTGATGATGGATGCTCAAGGCGAATTCGCAGGCACACTCGATATTCACGAACCACTGGACACCCAGGTGGAAAAACTGCGCCGGCTCACAGGGGCCGACGCCTGA
- a CDS encoding DUF411 domain-containing protein — translation MRYLTLAGLTVLIGTIASGAALAAQQAQVYSTSGCGCCLSWVRHLEENGYRAKVENLDMGALMLRKVDAGLGPDLAACHTAEIDGYLVEGHVPAREIDRLLAERPDAVGLVVPGMPSGSPGMGEPTPDMEPYDVLLLKQDGSTEVYASYP, via the coding sequence ATGAGATACCTGACTTTAGCAGGCCTGACCGTGTTGATCGGCACCATTGCGTCTGGTGCCGCGCTTGCGGCTCAGCAGGCACAGGTTTATTCGACCTCGGGTTGCGGATGCTGCCTGTCCTGGGTTCGCCATCTCGAGGAGAATGGTTATCGTGCAAAGGTTGAAAATCTCGACATGGGTGCGCTCATGCTGCGCAAGGTCGACGCCGGCTTAGGCCCCGACCTTGCCGCCTGCCACACGGCCGAAATCGATGGCTATCTCGTCGAGGGACATGTTCCCGCACGCGAGATCGATCGCCTTCTGGCCGAGCGGCCAGACGCGGTCGGCCTTGTTGTTCCAGGCATGCCCAGCGGTTCGCCGGGGATGGGCGAACCGACCCCGGATATGGAGCCCTATGATGTGCTCCTGTTGAAGCAAGATGGCAGCACCGAAGTCTATGCAAGCTATCCCTGA
- a CDS encoding ZIP family metal transporter, with protein MPTFIQVLLLSLLPAAGNFIGGIVAEFARVSDKALNRALHAASGIVVAVVAIEIMPEALGGASAVLVVIAFCLGGAAYVVLDRGLGTILGGSGEQGPWMIYAAVAIDLFSDGLMVGIGSTVSIGLALVLAIGQVTADLPEGFAAVANLRKSGISRTKRILLAASFAFASLLGATVGFWLLRDQDRTIQLAALAFVGGILLLAAVEDMLNEAHGASADASWSSASFIGGFALFTLISSFLG; from the coding sequence ATGCCGACGTTCATCCAAGTTCTGTTGTTGTCCCTTCTGCCTGCAGCCGGCAATTTCATCGGCGGTATCGTTGCCGAATTTGCCCGCGTCAGTGACAAGGCCCTCAACCGTGCACTGCACGCTGCCTCCGGAATTGTCGTGGCGGTCGTTGCTATCGAGATCATGCCCGAAGCGCTGGGGGGCGCATCGGCAGTACTCGTCGTGATCGCGTTCTGCCTGGGCGGGGCCGCCTATGTCGTTCTCGATCGCGGCCTCGGCACCATTCTGGGCGGATCGGGAGAGCAAGGGCCGTGGATGATCTATGCTGCGGTTGCAATTGATCTGTTCAGCGACGGCCTGATGGTGGGGATCGGTTCGACCGTCTCGATCGGTTTGGCTTTGGTCCTCGCAATCGGACAGGTGACCGCAGACCTTCCTGAGGGGTTTGCCGCGGTCGCCAATCTTCGCAAGAGCGGGATATCGCGGACCAAACGCATCCTACTTGCTGCATCCTTTGCCTTCGCCAGCCTTCTGGGGGCGACGGTCGGCTTTTGGCTTCTCCGGGACCAGGATCGGACCATCCAGTTGGCAGCCCTCGCTTTCGTGGGCGGTATCCTGCTTCTCGCAGCGGTCGAAGATATGCTGAACGAGGCCCACGGTGCCAGCGCCGATGCCAGTTGGTCATCGGCCTCTTTCATCGGCGGCTTCGCTCTTTTCACCCTGATTTCCAGCTTTCTGGGGTGA
- a CDS encoding class I SAM-dependent methyltransferase, with translation MGLLSRSEIRCLYDRTAPIYDWALFAYRLLGVQAQRRTLIRMANIRSGDTVIDLGCGTGANFPFLVHAVGPQGRIIGIDLSTSMLERARALVDRKGWSNVDLIQGDIAEAPNRFEFDAAIAAFALEMVPDYSEVIATIARRLPPGGRLASIGLKHPDRWPGWLVDFAIAINKPFGVSRDYQDLAPWQAMDSHLHDVTFQELWWGAGYRCVGTGRSLGTAVATA, from the coding sequence ATGGGCCTTTTGAGCAGAAGCGAAATCCGCTGCCTCTATGATCGGACCGCTCCGATCTACGATTGGGCATTGTTTGCATACAGACTCTTGGGCGTGCAGGCTCAACGTCGAACCCTAATCCGAATGGCCAACATTCGTTCAGGTGACACCGTCATCGATCTCGGATGCGGGACCGGTGCCAATTTTCCTTTCCTTGTCCACGCTGTTGGACCGCAGGGACGGATCATAGGAATTGACCTCTCCACCAGCATGCTGGAGCGCGCGCGAGCGTTGGTCGACCGCAAGGGGTGGTCAAACGTCGACCTCATTCAAGGCGATATCGCCGAGGCTCCCAACCGTTTCGAGTTCGACGCGGCAATTGCTGCATTTGCGTTGGAGATGGTGCCGGACTATTCTGAGGTCATAGCTACGATCGCGCGACGGTTGCCGCCGGGCGGGCGCCTCGCATCCATTGGGCTCAAGCATCCGGATCGATGGCCCGGTTGGCTGGTAGACTTTGCCATCGCAATCAACAAGCCGTTCGGGGTGAGCCGGGACTACCAAGACCTGGCGCCCTGGCAGGCCATGGATAGTCATCTCCACGACGTCACGTTCCAGGAATTATGGTGGGGCGCCGGATACCGATGCGTGGGAACTGGCCGCTCCTTAGGAACGGCGGTAGCAACGGCATGA